In the genome of Dermacentor variabilis isolate Ectoservices chromosome 5, ASM5094787v1, whole genome shotgun sequence, one region contains:
- the LOC142582940 gene encoding beta-1,3-galactosyltransferase 1-like: MLKAIPFLPARWLRHRLKTLVFVLLLVLLAYAFVCFLLPSFTNSIDNEAPLRWFPDTYIAGISLPAERVHNKPNDYLINPTNVCPTEAPVDYLFLVLSAPEYVDTRNVIRRTWAKDVRRSSGNRVLFLFGKPSTTKLQRALELESLRYRDIVQEDFLDTYRNLSLKSIMLLRWAHLHCPQARFVVKIDDDCFPNLANLYRVMHGQPEDVIYGELLHKHIPSRDPLDKWYVPYEELPADVFPDYIHGAMYVIGGRVVDLLYRATGHVQTVSMEDVYITGMCAERAGINRTHLAGASNNKLSTLCEYKRAIYGHHVTAEEMRKVWYSMKRLEYKCHRLFFTFHVCYCHAVGSEAQPRVIEAPVL, translated from the coding sequence GCTATCCCGTTTCTGCCTGCAAGATGGTTGCGTCATCGTCTGAAGACGCTGGTCTTTGTGCTCCTGCTGGTGCTCCTCGCCTACGCTTTCGTTTGCTTTTTGCTCCCATCGTTCACCAATTCAATAGACAACGAGGCGCCTTTGAGATGGTTTCCGGATACATATATAGCCGGGATAAGCTTACCAGCAGAGCGGGTGCACAACAAACCTAACGACTACCTCATAAACCCAACAAATGTGTGCCCGACAGAGGCGCCTGTCGACTACCTTTTCCTGGTCTTGTCGGCACCGGAATACGTAGACACACGCAACGTCATACGACGCACGTGGGCCAAAGACGTCAGAAGGTCCTCCGGTAACAGGGTGCTGTTCCTCTTCGGCAAGCCCAGCACCACCAAACTGCAGAGAGCCCTCGAGTTGGAGTCGTTAAGGTACAGAGATATCGTGCAAGAGGACTTCCTGGACACATACCGAAACTTGTCCCTCAAGTCGATCATGCTGCTTCGCTGGGCGCACCTCCATTGTCCGCAGGCCCGATTCGTGGTGAAGATCGATGACGACTGCTTCCCGAACCTGGCCAACCTTTACCGAGTCATGCACGGGCAGCCGGAGGACGTCATCTACGGCGAACTGTTACACAAACACATTCCTTCACGGGACCCACTGGACAAGTGGTACGTCCCTTACGAAGAGTTGCCGGCTGACGTGTTTCCCGACTACATACACGGCGCCATGTACGTTATCGGTGGCCGCGTGGTGGATCTGCTGTACAGAGCTACAGGACATGTGCAAACCGTAAGCATGGAAGACGTCTACATTACCGGAATGTGCGCGGAGCGCGCCGGCATCAACAGAACGCATCTCGCCGGAGCGAGCAACAACAAACTGTCGACACTGTGTGAATACAAGAGGGCCATCTACGGCCATCACGTGACCGCGGAGGAAATGAGAAAAGTGTGGTACTCCATGAAGCGACTAGAGTACAAGTGCCACCGTCTCTTCTTTACCTTTCACGTGTGCTACTGTCATGCTGTGGGCAGCGAGGCCCAGCCAAGGGTCATTGAGGCACCAGTTCTTTGA